From the Oleiharenicola lentus genome, one window contains:
- a CDS encoding alpha-glucuronidase family glycosyl hydrolase, with product MSPIRPILALLTLASALTLHADDGYRLWLRYDPVADAARRAAYAGTISEIVIPESAPPVVASARDELVTGFRGLLGVEVPVVAQATRDNAVILATPRDPWIAAIISEADLREAGVEGYILRRIAHEGGHRTLIVANRPQGLLYGAFALLRHLQLGQPLEKLNLVSAPKIQRRLLNHWDDMNRHVERGYAGFSLWEWFYLPEIRSPRYRDYARALASLGLNGTVITNVNANAQILTAPYLAKVAALAQEFRPWGVRIYLTARFSAPIEIGGLKTADPLDPAVAAWWQDKVAEIYRAIPDFGGFLVKANSEGQPGPQDYKRTHADGANLLADALQPYNGIVMWRAFVYSPENNEDRVKQAVTEFGPLDGKFRQNVIVQIKNGPLDFMPREPFSPLFCAMPNTRLAAELQITQEYLGQSIDLAFLAPMWREVLDADTYANGKGTTIASVVDGSAKLQHPSVIAGVANTGTDRNWTGHLLAQANWYAFGRLAWDHQLASEKIADEWTRLTFGHDETVVSTINKMLLGSRETVVNYSMPLGLTHIMAEGHHYGPGPWVDLKGAGRPDWTSVYYHKAAADGIGFDRTATGSNALAQYAPEWQKLWGNLETCPENLLLWFHRVPWDHKMKSGRPLWDELCLRYQQGVDEVRALRRDWDSLKDRLDAERFTHVAQRLARQEKEAIHWRDACLLYFQQFSKRPLPAGVEPAAQPLEHYTSQILRNMPGHR from the coding sequence ATGAGCCCTATACGCCCCATCCTCGCGCTTCTCACTCTGGCTTCCGCTCTCACGCTCCACGCTGACGACGGCTACCGCCTCTGGCTGCGCTACGACCCCGTGGCTGATGCGGCCCGGCGCGCCGCTTACGCCGGCACCATCTCCGAAATCGTCATCCCCGAAAGCGCGCCGCCGGTCGTCGCCTCCGCGCGGGACGAACTCGTCACCGGTTTTCGCGGGCTGCTCGGAGTTGAGGTTCCCGTCGTCGCCCAAGCCACCCGCGACAACGCCGTCATCCTCGCCACGCCACGCGATCCGTGGATTGCCGCGATCATCAGCGAGGCGGACCTGCGCGAGGCCGGCGTCGAAGGTTACATCCTCCGCCGCATCGCCCACGAGGGCGGTCATCGCACGCTCATCGTCGCCAACCGGCCGCAGGGCCTGCTCTACGGTGCCTTCGCCCTGCTCCGCCACCTCCAGCTCGGCCAGCCGCTCGAAAAACTGAACCTCGTCAGCGCGCCGAAGATCCAGCGCCGCCTGCTCAACCACTGGGACGACATGAATCGCCACGTCGAGCGCGGCTACGCGGGCTTCTCGCTCTGGGAATGGTTCTACCTGCCTGAAATCCGCAGCCCCCGCTACCGCGACTACGCCCGCGCCCTCGCCTCCCTCGGCCTCAACGGCACCGTCATCACCAACGTCAACGCCAACGCCCAGATCCTCACCGCGCCCTACCTCGCCAAGGTTGCGGCGCTTGCTCAGGAGTTCCGTCCGTGGGGCGTGCGCATCTACCTCACCGCCCGCTTCAGCGCGCCCATCGAGATCGGCGGGCTCAAGACCGCTGACCCGCTCGACCCCGCCGTCGCCGCCTGGTGGCAGGACAAGGTCGCCGAGATCTACCGTGCCATCCCCGATTTCGGCGGCTTCCTCGTGAAGGCCAACTCCGAGGGCCAGCCTGGCCCGCAGGATTACAAGCGCACCCACGCCGACGGCGCCAACCTGCTCGCCGACGCCTTGCAGCCCTACAACGGCATCGTGATGTGGCGCGCCTTCGTCTACTCGCCCGAGAACAACGAGGACCGGGTGAAGCAGGCCGTCACCGAATTCGGCCCGCTCGACGGCAAGTTCCGCCAGAACGTCATCGTGCAGATCAAGAACGGCCCGCTCGACTTTATGCCGCGCGAGCCCTTCTCGCCCCTTTTCTGCGCCATGCCCAACACCCGTCTCGCCGCCGAACTCCAGATCACGCAGGAATACCTCGGCCAGTCCATTGACCTCGCCTTCCTTGCCCCGATGTGGCGCGAGGTGCTCGACGCCGACACCTACGCGAACGGCAAGGGCACAACCATCGCCTCCGTCGTGGACGGCTCCGCCAAGCTCCAGCATCCGTCCGTCATCGCCGGCGTCGCCAACACCGGCACCGACCGCAACTGGACCGGCCACCTGCTCGCGCAGGCCAACTGGTATGCCTTCGGCCGCCTCGCGTGGGATCACCAGCTCGCCTCCGAAAAAATCGCCGACGAGTGGACGCGTCTCACCTTCGGCCACGACGAGACCGTCGTTTCCACCATCAACAAGATGCTGCTCGGTTCGCGCGAAACCGTCGTGAATTACTCCATGCCGCTCGGGCTTACGCACATCATGGCCGAGGGCCACCACTACGGCCCGGGCCCTTGGGTGGACCTCAAGGGCGCCGGCCGCCCCGACTGGACTTCCGTTTATTATCACAAGGCCGCCGCCGACGGCATCGGCTTCGACCGCACCGCCACCGGCTCCAACGCCCTCGCCCAATACGCGCCCGAGTGGCAGAAGCTCTGGGGCAACCTCGAGACCTGCCCCGAGAACCTGCTGCTCTGGTTCCATCGTGTGCCCTGGGATCACAAGATGAAGTCTGGTCGCCCGCTCTGGGACGAACTCTGCCTGCGTTACCAGCAGGGGGTGGACGAGGTCCGCGCACTCCGCCGCGACTGGGATTCGCTCAAAGATCGTCTCGATGCCGAGCGCTTTACGCACGTCGCCCAACGCCTCGCCCGGCAGGAGAAGGAAGCCATCCACTGGCGCGACGCCTGCCTGCTTTACTTCCAGCAGTTCTCGAAGCGCCCGCTGCCCGCCGGTGTCGAACCCGCCGCCCAGCCGCTCGAACACTACACCTCGCAGATCCTCCGCAACATGCCGGGGCATCGGTGA
- a CDS encoding glycosyl hydrolase family 8, which translates to MRRLILAFACTLAAASVFAGGAASTGQYRNLFKEYLGKSDAEISARLDGAWQQLFAGDPDSEALYYPVPGGMAYVPDINNHDVRSEGLSYGMMIAVQMDQREHFNAIWKYAKHYMYHAGGPLGGYFAWHTAYDGRRFSAGPAPDGEEWFVMALFFASHRWGDGAGIFNYSAQAQELLRVMIHKHEEPGRGRITSMFDPVEKQIVFTPHPPGSAFTDPSYHVPAFTELWARWAADPADRAFLVEVTRISRELFKRAAHPQTGLMPDYSNFDGTPRKTPWGNHDDFRYDAWRTLGNPALDWSWWRADPWQVAQSNRVLKFLASHGARIPDRFKIDGTPVSENYNTPGLMAMAAVAALAADREIGQPFVQKLWDMPMPKGRLRYYDGLLTMLALLQVSGHYRIHGPVNP; encoded by the coding sequence ATGCGCCGCCTGATCCTCGCCTTCGCCTGCACGCTCGCCGCCGCGTCGGTGTTTGCCGGCGGCGCCGCCTCCACCGGGCAATATCGCAACCTCTTCAAGGAATATCTCGGCAAATCCGACGCCGAGATCAGCGCGCGCCTCGACGGGGCCTGGCAGCAACTCTTCGCCGGCGATCCGGACTCCGAGGCGCTCTACTACCCGGTGCCGGGCGGCATGGCCTACGTGCCCGACATCAACAACCACGATGTCCGCTCCGAGGGGCTGTCTTACGGCATGATGATCGCCGTGCAGATGGACCAGCGGGAGCACTTCAACGCCATCTGGAAATACGCGAAGCACTACATGTATCACGCGGGCGGCCCGCTCGGCGGCTACTTCGCGTGGCACACCGCCTACGACGGCCGACGCTTCAGCGCCGGCCCCGCCCCCGACGGCGAGGAGTGGTTCGTGATGGCGCTCTTCTTCGCCTCGCACCGCTGGGGCGACGGCGCGGGCATCTTCAACTACTCCGCCCAGGCGCAGGAGCTCCTCCGCGTCATGATCCACAAGCACGAGGAGCCCGGCCGCGGACGCATCACCAGCATGTTCGACCCGGTCGAGAAGCAAATCGTGTTCACCCCGCACCCGCCGGGCAGCGCCTTCACCGATCCGTCCTATCATGTCCCGGCCTTCACCGAACTCTGGGCCCGCTGGGCCGCTGATCCGGCCGACCGCGCCTTCCTTGTCGAAGTCACCCGCATCAGCCGCGAACTCTTCAAGCGGGCCGCGCACCCCCAAACGGGCCTCATGCCCGACTATTCCAATTTCGACGGCACGCCGCGCAAGACACCGTGGGGCAATCACGATGACTTCCGCTACGACGCCTGGCGCACGCTCGGCAATCCCGCGCTCGACTGGTCCTGGTGGCGTGCCGATCCCTGGCAGGTTGCGCAAAGCAACCGCGTGCTGAAGTTCCTCGCCTCGCACGGCGCCAGAATTCCGGACCGCTTCAAAATCGACGGCACGCCTGTCTCTGAAAACTACAACACACCGGGCCTCATGGCCATGGCCGCGGTCGCCGCCCTCGCCGCCGACCGGGAGATCGGCCAGCCCTTCGTGCAAAAGCTCTGGGACATGCCGATGCCCAAGGGTCGCCTACGCTACTACGACGGCCTCCTCACCATGCTCGCCCTCCTCCAGGTCAGCGGCCACTACCGCATCCACGGTCCGGTGAATCCGTAA
- a CDS encoding glycosyl hydrolase family 8: MKLLRFLPFLLGLAVTACAVPAPPPVTDAPPAPRAAPNLFAGLLGKSEAELDAKLAAAWQHFFAGDERTQRLYYPVGDDLAYIADIGNNDVRSEGMSYGMMIAVQLDKKAEFDRLWRWANKFMRHAAGPRAGYFAWQCKFDGTVIDPGSASDGEAWFAMALFFASHRWGDGEGILNYGAEARRLLRDMLHKPAAGGITPIFHRGEKQIVFAPTDFAYRFTDPSYHVPGFYELWARWDTAPADRAFWAEAAATSRAYFKKAAHPKTGLMPEYSLFDGTPYTGLEFGPGKNDFRFDAWRTLANVALDHAWWRADPWQVEQSNRVLRFLGRHLPAVPNQFSLAGQPLSPDTSVGLTAMAAVAGHAADPKLAQPFVHQLWEAAPPEGRWRYYNGLLYCLGLLQAGGRFHLHLPISHQP; this comes from the coding sequence ATGAAACTGCTTCGCTTCCTGCCATTCCTCCTCGGGCTGGCAGTGACGGCCTGCGCCGTCCCTGCCCCGCCACCCGTGACCGACGCCCCGCCCGCACCGCGGGCCGCGCCGAATCTCTTTGCCGGCCTGCTCGGGAAATCGGAAGCCGAACTCGACGCCAAGCTCGCCGCCGCCTGGCAGCACTTCTTCGCCGGCGACGAACGCACCCAACGCCTCTACTACCCGGTTGGCGACGACCTCGCCTACATCGCCGACATCGGCAACAACGACGTCCGCTCCGAGGGCATGTCCTACGGCATGATGATCGCCGTGCAGCTGGACAAAAAGGCCGAGTTCGACCGCCTCTGGCGCTGGGCCAACAAGTTCATGCGCCACGCCGCCGGCCCGCGCGCCGGCTACTTCGCCTGGCAGTGCAAGTTTGACGGCACCGTCATCGACCCCGGCTCCGCCAGCGACGGCGAGGCCTGGTTCGCGATGGCACTCTTCTTCGCCTCCCACCGCTGGGGCGACGGTGAAGGCATTCTCAACTACGGCGCCGAGGCCCGCCGCCTCCTGCGCGACATGCTGCACAAACCCGCCGCCGGCGGCATCACGCCCATCTTCCATCGCGGCGAGAAACAGATTGTGTTTGCGCCGACCGACTTCGCCTACCGCTTCACCGATCCGTCCTACCACGTGCCGGGGTTCTACGAGCTTTGGGCGCGCTGGGACACCGCCCCCGCCGACCGCGCCTTCTGGGCCGAGGCGGCCGCCACGAGCCGCGCCTATTTCAAGAAGGCGGCACACCCGAAAACCGGCCTCATGCCCGAATACTCCCTCTTCGACGGCACGCCTTACACCGGTCTCGAGTTCGGCCCCGGAAAAAACGACTTCCGTTTCGATGCCTGGCGCACGCTCGCCAACGTCGCCCTCGACCATGCGTGGTGGCGCGCCGATCCGTGGCAGGTCGAGCAGTCCAACCGCGTGCTGCGCTTCCTCGGCCGGCATCTGCCCGCCGTGCCCAACCAGTTCTCCCTCGCCGGACAACCGCTCTCCCCCGACACCTCCGTCGGCCTGACCGCGATGGCCGCCGTCGCCGGACACGCGGCCGACCCGAAACTCGCGCAACCCTTCGTGCATCAGCTCTGGGAAGCCGCTCCGCCCGAGGGTCGCTGGCGTTATTACAATGGCCTGCTATATTGCCTCGGCCTGCTCCAGGCCGGAGGACGCTTCCACCTCCACCTGCCCATTTCTCACCAACCATGA
- a CDS encoding MFS transporter — protein MSDTAQPNQKLSFIEKAGFSAGDAAANFVFMSMVLFQTSFYTDVFGLSASAAAAILLWPRLWDAAFDPIMGIIADRTNTRWGKFRPWVLWTSLPWAVVMILAYTTPQGWSMGAMIAWAGITNTILMTLYSMNNMPYSALGGVMTADLNERTKLNSYRFVSANIAQFIVGGLTLPLVAKFAVGHDKQHGWQVTMTIWAVLCFVLFLVTFFTTKERIQPVVETKSSPKQDFLDLLKNKPWIALFIYTGFHFAMLTFRGGAHYNYYHHYADKGAMFDFVAMLGLTTPDMASTGSLADWMGYIVHGTRETATNAADVFNSIVNMLGTGTTIIFIMLSAGLSGKFGRKNVALVCFSLAAVNAFAMYFLPPDATWGMVILAVTGSVVYAPTCAIMWAMYADAADYSEWQTGRRFTGMVFATIGFSLKSGLALGSACLLWILAGFWGYETHNPTAPNAIAGFRACSSIVVGLLFLGCVISVAFCGLNKSTTLQMSAELAERRRKAHAGA, from the coding sequence ATGAGCGATACCGCCCAACCCAACCAGAAACTCTCCTTCATCGAGAAGGCCGGCTTCAGCGCCGGCGACGCCGCCGCGAACTTCGTGTTCATGTCGATGGTGCTCTTCCAAACGAGCTTCTACACCGACGTCTTCGGCCTCTCCGCCAGCGCCGCCGCCGCCATCCTCCTCTGGCCTCGTCTCTGGGACGCCGCGTTCGACCCCATCATGGGCATCATCGCCGACCGCACCAACACGCGCTGGGGCAAGTTCCGCCCCTGGGTGCTCTGGACCTCGCTGCCCTGGGCCGTGGTCATGATCCTCGCCTACACCACGCCGCAGGGTTGGAGCATGGGCGCGATGATCGCGTGGGCCGGCATCACGAACACCATCCTGATGACGCTCTATTCGATGAACAACATGCCGTATTCCGCCCTCGGCGGCGTCATGACGGCGGATCTCAACGAGCGCACCAAACTGAATTCCTACCGCTTCGTCTCGGCCAACATCGCGCAGTTCATCGTCGGTGGTCTCACCCTCCCGCTCGTCGCCAAGTTTGCCGTCGGCCATGACAAGCAGCACGGCTGGCAGGTGACCATGACCATCTGGGCCGTGCTCTGCTTCGTCCTGTTCCTCGTCACCTTCTTCACCACCAAGGAGCGCATCCAGCCCGTCGTCGAGACCAAGTCCTCCCCCAAGCAGGACTTCCTGGACCTGCTGAAGAACAAGCCCTGGATCGCCCTCTTCATCTACACGGGCTTCCACTTCGCGATGCTCACCTTCCGCGGCGGCGCGCACTACAACTACTACCACCATTACGCCGACAAGGGCGCGATGTTCGACTTTGTCGCCATGCTCGGCCTCACCACGCCCGACATGGCGTCCACGGGCAGCCTGGCCGATTGGATGGGTTACATCGTTCATGGCACCCGCGAGACCGCCACCAACGCCGCCGATGTCTTCAACAGCATCGTCAACATGCTCGGCACCGGCACCACGATCATCTTCATCATGCTTTCGGCGGGACTCTCCGGAAAATTTGGCCGCAAGAACGTTGCCCTTGTCTGCTTCTCCCTCGCCGCCGTGAACGCCTTCGCGATGTATTTCCTGCCCCCCGACGCCACCTGGGGCATGGTCATCCTCGCCGTCACCGGCTCCGTCGTTTACGCGCCGACCTGCGCCATCATGTGGGCCATGTATGCCGACGCCGCCGACTACTCCGAATGGCAGACCGGGCGCCGCTTCACCGGCATGGTTTTCGCCACCATCGGCTTCTCCCTGAAGTCCGGCCTCGCCCTCGGTTCGGCCTGCCTGCTTTGGATTCTCGCCGGCTTCTGGGGCTACGAGACCCACAATCCCACCGCCCCCAACGCCATCGCCGGCTTCCGCGCCTGCTCCAGCATCGTGGTTGGCCTCCTTTTCCTCGGCTGCGTGATCTCGGTCGCTTTCTGCGGCCTGAACAAGAGCACGACGCTGCAGATGTCCGCCGAACTCGCCGAACGCCGCCGCAAGGCCCACGCCGGCGCCTGA
- a CDS encoding glycoside hydrolase family 52 protein — MSRPSASSEESYHVQHSPFGAFASFTCGLVDAPGGFGQSLRGPAKQNLYIGYRNGPAASWRLLPFLTPPKSQEGAFTGDTTVVQPPRGFDSLRPTDYTRTLGWASDTWRAEGGRFGFSLLSPFGEVPDPAKMKRAAARFHLAPLVTGWIEYDNRTGSSPVELVFGVGVGDDTLRPLGDTAPGLTGFAAGGRFGYATKPGRNVALKQGFDILNPKFLDHRGLHVIAGETGLVCTVPAGQRKRFPLVLGFYAAGPVSTGLTASFAYTRLFADLEDVLAHGLKEYRRYERLAAQRDRELARTKLSDDQKFLIAQATHSYLGSSELLWHKGKPLWVVNEGEYRMINTFDLTVDHLFFELQWQPWAVRDTLDLFVRRYSYRDQHGLSFTHDMGVNDFFTPPGRSSYECDNQHGCFSHMTMEQLLNWVLCACTYAAHTGDRTWLRANRKTLLACADSLRRRDHPDPAQRDGLLKQDSARVGEGAEITTYDSLDVSLGQARNNLYLSVKALGAWVLLERTFATLGLHPESAAARATADLLARTLTTKFEENTGFFPAVFEKNNCSRILPAVEGFVYPLFLGYRDATDAAGRFAPLFAQLERHLSQSLQRGICLDATSGGWKMSSTSTNTWFSKIAIAQHVVRSLFPAALNDSARAADRVHANWQRTPGCGKDAMCDQIRSDSGEACGSRYYPRGVTACLWLRE, encoded by the coding sequence ATGAGCCGTCCGTCCGCGTCATCCGAGGAAAGTTACCACGTTCAGCATTCTCCGTTCGGTGCTTTCGCAAGCTTCACCTGCGGGTTGGTCGATGCCCCCGGCGGTTTCGGCCAGTCGCTGCGCGGGCCCGCGAAGCAGAACCTCTACATCGGTTATCGCAATGGGCCCGCCGCCTCGTGGCGGCTGCTGCCTTTCCTGACGCCACCCAAGTCGCAGGAGGGCGCCTTCACCGGCGACACGACCGTGGTCCAGCCGCCGCGCGGCTTCGACTCGCTCCGCCCGACCGACTACACGCGCACGCTTGGCTGGGCCAGCGACACCTGGCGGGCCGAGGGCGGCAGGTTCGGCTTCTCGCTGCTCTCCCCATTTGGCGAAGTGCCCGACCCGGCGAAAATGAAGCGCGCGGCCGCCCGCTTCCATCTCGCGCCGCTGGTCACGGGTTGGATCGAATACGACAACCGCACCGGCTCCTCCCCGGTCGAACTCGTCTTTGGCGTGGGCGTGGGCGACGACACGCTGCGTCCGCTCGGTGACACCGCACCGGGCCTCACCGGCTTCGCGGCCGGCGGCCGGTTCGGTTACGCGACCAAACCCGGACGCAACGTCGCCCTCAAGCAGGGCTTCGACATCCTCAACCCGAAGTTTCTCGACCACCGCGGGCTGCATGTCATCGCCGGCGAAACGGGCCTCGTGTGCACCGTCCCCGCCGGACAACGGAAGCGCTTCCCGCTCGTGCTCGGTTTTTATGCCGCCGGCCCGGTCTCGACCGGCCTCACCGCGAGCTTTGCCTACACCCGCCTCTTCGCCGATCTCGAGGATGTGCTGGCCCACGGCCTGAAGGAATACCGCCGCTACGAGCGCCTCGCCGCCCAACGCGACCGCGAACTGGCCCGCACCAAGCTCAGCGACGATCAGAAATTCCTCATCGCCCAGGCCACGCACAGCTACCTCGGCAGCTCCGAGCTGCTCTGGCACAAGGGCAAGCCGCTCTGGGTCGTCAACGAGGGCGAATACCGGATGATCAACACCTTTGACCTCACGGTGGATCACCTGTTCTTCGAGCTGCAATGGCAGCCCTGGGCGGTGCGCGACACGCTTGATCTGTTTGTGCGCCGCTACAGCTACCGCGACCAGCACGGTCTCTCCTTCACCCACGACATGGGCGTGAACGACTTCTTCACCCCTCCCGGCCGCTCCAGCTACGAGTGCGACAACCAGCATGGCTGCTTCTCGCACATGACGATGGAGCAGCTGCTCAACTGGGTCCTCTGCGCCTGCACTTACGCCGCCCACACCGGTGACCGCACCTGGCTCCGGGCCAACCGGAAAACCCTGCTCGCCTGCGCCGACAGCCTGCGCCGCCGCGACCACCCCGACCCGGCGCAACGCGACGGCTTGCTCAAACAGGACAGTGCCCGTGTCGGCGAAGGCGCCGAGATCACCACCTACGACAGCCTCGATGTCTCCCTCGGCCAGGCCCGCAACAACCTTTATCTCTCCGTGAAGGCCCTCGGGGCCTGGGTGCTGCTGGAGCGCACTTTCGCCACGCTCGGCCTCCACCCGGAATCGGCCGCCGCACGCGCCACCGCCGACCTCCTGGCCCGCACGCTGACCACCAAGTTCGAGGAAAACACGGGCTTCTTCCCCGCGGTCTTCGAGAAGAACAACTGCTCGCGCATCCTGCCCGCCGTCGAGGGCTTCGTGTATCCCCTCTTCCTCGGCTACCGGGATGCCACCGACGCAGCCGGTCGCTTCGCCCCGCTCTTCGCGCAGCTGGAGCGCCACCTCAGCCAGTCGCTGCAACGCGGCATCTGCCTCGATGCCACCAGTGGCGGCTGGAAGATGAGCAGCACTAGCACCAACACCTGGTTCTCCAAGATCGCGATCGCCCAGCACGTCGTCCGCTCGCTGTTCCCCGCCGCCCTGAACGACAGCGCCCGCGCCGCCGACCGCGTCCATGCCAACTGGCAGCGCACGCCCGGCTGCGGCAAGGACGCCATGTGCGACCAGATCCGCAGCGACTCCGGCGAGGCCTGCGGCAGCCGCTACTACCCGCGCGGCGTCACCGCCTGTCTCTGGCTCCGCGAGTAA
- the xylA gene encoding xylose isomerase gives MKSLNKHFPQIGKIRYEGPRSANALSFKHYNPSEIIDGKTLKEHMRFSIAYWHAFRGTGSDPFGPGTIVRPWESGKDPVSVAKVRMDAAFEFFQKIEAPFWCWHDRDIAPEGRTLAESNKILDKIVAHAKGLQKATGVKLLWGTANLFSNPRFMCGASTNPDAHVFAYAAAQVKKAMECTVELGGENYVFWGGREGYETLLNTNLKREQDHLARFLHMAVDYAKEIGFTGQFLIEPKPKEPTKHQYDFDVASGIAFLRTYGLEKHFKFNIETNHATLAGHTFQHEIEVAASAKMLGSIDANSGDELLGWDTDQFSTDVRTLTLAMISILKAGGLGSGGFNFDAKLRRPSTDLDDLFHAHIGGMDAYALAFKIARRILAEGKFEQFVADRYSSYDTGYGRDIEKGKATFKSLEKLVLTKLGEPTPKSGKQEYLENLLMQYLHG, from the coding sequence ATGAAATCCTTGAACAAGCACTTCCCGCAGATCGGCAAGATCCGCTATGAGGGCCCGCGTTCCGCCAACGCGCTTTCCTTCAAGCACTACAACCCGTCGGAAATCATCGACGGCAAAACCCTGAAGGAGCACATGCGCTTCTCCATCGCCTACTGGCACGCGTTCCGCGGCACCGGTTCCGACCCGTTCGGCCCGGGCACCATCGTGCGCCCGTGGGAAAGCGGCAAGGACCCGGTCTCCGTGGCCAAGGTCCGGATGGATGCCGCCTTCGAGTTCTTCCAGAAGATCGAGGCACCGTTCTGGTGCTGGCACGACCGCGACATCGCACCGGAAGGCCGCACGCTGGCCGAGTCCAACAAGATCCTCGACAAGATCGTCGCCCACGCGAAGGGCCTGCAGAAAGCCACCGGCGTGAAGCTCCTCTGGGGCACCGCCAACCTCTTCAGCAACCCGCGCTTCATGTGCGGCGCCTCGACCAATCCCGACGCCCACGTCTTCGCCTACGCCGCCGCGCAGGTGAAGAAGGCCATGGAGTGCACGGTCGAGCTCGGCGGCGAGAACTACGTCTTCTGGGGCGGCCGTGAAGGCTACGAGACCCTCCTCAACACCAACCTCAAGCGCGAGCAGGACCACCTCGCCCGCTTCCTCCACATGGCGGTCGATTACGCCAAGGAAATCGGCTTCACCGGCCAGTTCCTCATCGAGCCGAAGCCGAAGGAGCCCACGAAGCACCAGTATGACTTCGACGTGGCCTCGGGCATCGCCTTCCTTCGCACCTACGGCCTGGAGAAGCACTTCAAGTTCAACATCGAGACCAACCACGCCACGCTCGCCGGCCATACCTTCCAGCACGAGATCGAGGTCGCGGCTTCCGCCAAGATGCTCGGCTCGATCGACGCCAACTCCGGCGACGAACTCCTGGGCTGGGACACCGACCAGTTCTCGACCGATGTTCGCACGCTGACCCTCGCCATGATCTCGATCCTCAAGGCGGGCGGCCTGGGCTCCGGCGGCTTCAACTTCGACGCCAAGCTCCGCCGGCCCTCGACCGACCTCGACGACCTCTTCCACGCCCACATCGGCGGCATGGATGCCTACGCCCTGGCCTTCAAGATCGCCCGCCGCATCCTCGCCGAGGGCAAGTTCGAGCAGTTCGTGGCCGACCGCTACTCCTCCTACGACACCGGCTACGGCCGCGACATCGAGAAGGGCAAGGCCACCTTCAAGTCCCTCGAGAAGCTCGTCCTCACCAAGCTCGGCGAACCCACCCCGAAGTCCGGCAAGCAGGAGTATCTCGAAAACCTCCTCATGCAGTATCTGCATGGCTGA
- a CDS encoding LacI family DNA-binding transcriptional regulator, giving the protein MSEKRVTLSDIAQRAGVHVTTVSLAMRNHPRLPEETRKRIQALAQEMGYTPDPLLRALVAYRGGVIERRNTPTLAYVTNWTTEWGWKNVTAHPDFYAGAKTKATELGYKLEHFWMRDEGMSQERLGQILYSRGINGIIIASHSREMGDALQFKWENFSAVKIDYFPHQPMLHNVTNNQCDIVRLAMQKVLSAGYRRIGLVMHRGWDHAVDHLWTAGYLCEQQVLKARDRLPVHLFPEAEPRDRWLNEGSEELFPDPKAFMAWFKRYRPEVIISKASFVLPILKKMGLSVPDDVAFVDVFLSDFGGATAGVRQNHETVGALAVEILAGQLQHNKYGVPEIPTTTYVEGTWFNGRSCPMPAVAGTVSSGAGLRKVAV; this is encoded by the coding sequence ATGAGCGAGAAGCGCGTTACCCTGTCCGATATTGCGCAGCGCGCCGGCGTACACGTCACCACCGTGTCGCTGGCCATGCGCAACCACCCCCGATTGCCCGAGGAGACGCGGAAGCGTATCCAGGCCCTGGCCCAGGAGATGGGCTACACCCCGGATCCGCTGCTGCGGGCGCTCGTCGCCTACCGCGGCGGCGTCATCGAGCGGCGCAACACCCCGACGCTCGCCTACGTGACCAACTGGACCACGGAGTGGGGCTGGAAAAACGTGACCGCCCATCCGGATTTCTACGCCGGCGCCAAGACCAAGGCCACCGAGCTGGGCTACAAGCTGGAGCATTTCTGGATGCGGGACGAGGGCATGAGCCAGGAGCGGCTCGGCCAGATCCTGTATTCGCGCGGCATCAACGGCATCATCATCGCCTCGCACAGCCGGGAGATGGGTGACGCGCTCCAATTCAAGTGGGAGAATTTCAGCGCGGTGAAGATCGATTACTTCCCGCACCAGCCGATGCTGCACAACGTCACCAACAACCAGTGCGACATCGTGCGGCTCGCGATGCAGAAGGTTTTGTCCGCCGGCTATCGCCGCATCGGGCTGGTGATGCACCGCGGCTGGGACCACGCGGTGGACCATCTCTGGACGGCGGGCTATCTCTGCGAGCAGCAGGTGCTGAAGGCCCGCGACCGGCTGCCGGTGCATCTTTTCCCCGAGGCCGAACCCCGCGACCGCTGGCTTAACGAAGGCAGCGAGGAACTCTTTCCCGACCCCAAGGCCTTCATGGCCTGGTTCAAGCGCTACCGTCCGGAGGTCATCATCAGCAAGGCGTCCTTCGTGCTGCCGATCCTCAAGAAGATGGGCCTGAGCGTGCCGGACGACGTGGCTTTCGTGGATGTCTTCCTGAGTGACTTTGGCGGCGCCACTGCCGGGGTGCGGCAGAATCACGAGACCGTCGGCGCGCTCGCCGTGGAAATCCTCGCCGGTCAGCTTCAGCACAACAAATACGGTGTGCCGGAGATCCCGACCACCACCTACGTCGAGGGCACTTGGTTCAACGGTCGCTCCTGTCCGATGCCGGCGGTCGCCGGGACGGTCAGCAGCGGCGCCGGCTTGCGCAAGGTGGCGGTCTGA